From Hemibagrus wyckioides isolate EC202008001 linkage group LG11, SWU_Hwy_1.0, whole genome shotgun sequence:
GCTGTATGCACGCACAAATCGTCGGCCAGTGCAACACGCAGAGTTCATGCGCAGTTCCAAGGCTCGTCAGCGCTACTGGGCCCGCAATTATGCAGGCTGGCCTCTGTTTTCTTCTCACCTACCAAACTCAGCTCACCATGCGCTGAGGAACTGGGAGGAGAAGGACAAAGTTCACTGGCTTGTCACTCAAAATGTGGATGCTTTACATTCAAAGGCAGGACACCAGAGACTGACTGAACTTCATGGCTGTTCACACAGGTAGTCAAGTTGGAAAGGCTTGCTTTGTAATAAATGCACTGGTGACcaggcatttaaaaaaatattattatagtgCATTTGTATGAAACTCAAAATCCTAATCTCTGTTATTATCAATATAGACAGGCACATAAGGTTTCATTTTGAAAACATACTTGTTATCAATTATAAGTTGTAAAGGTTGGTCCATTTCCAGGCATTTGTGTGTGTCCCAGGGTGGTGTGTATGGGCTGTGGGCAGCTGACTGCACGGGAGGAGATGCAGAAGCAGTTTGCTGCACTGAACCCTTCCTGGGAGGCAAGCGTAGGTGAGGTCGCACCAGATGGAGATGTGTTGCTGGAGGATGAACAGGTGCTGCAATTCAGGGTTCCTTCATGCCAGTCCTGCGGCGGCATCCTTAAACCTGCTGTCACGTTTTTTGGTGACGTGGTGGACCGTGAAACTGTGCAGTTTGTGCATAACAGGCTGGCTGAGGCTGATGCTGTGCTTGTGGCTGGATCGTCACTGCAGGTGAGCACTGAGACACCAACGGACATATTGATTGAGCACTAGTTCTTGTTATCAGGGAGGATGTTGGCCTGAAGTTCATTTCACAAGTTCTTCTGCAAGCGGTGCAAAAATGACTGATGATTGATTGCACTTTGGATGACAGTGATTATCCACAGACCTCCAGTTTTCACTCATTGACTGTTTGCCCTTAGTGACACTGATAATGACATGTTTCACAAGGCCTGACAAGGTATTCATTAAGAGCAGTTTTTCAAAAACAtgcctagagagagagagagaaaagagaaacataTAAATGAATACAGCTTTATGGCTGCTATTAAATGTGgctttttgtttgtatctaggTGTATTCTGGGTACCGTTTCCTGTTAGCAGCCAGTGAGAGACGACTCCCAGTGGCCATTGTGAACATTGGTCCTACGAGAGCTGACCACCTTGCTGAGCTTAAAGTGAGTGCTCGATGTGGAGAAGTGCTCTCAATCCTCAGTGCCAGCTGAGACCCACAACAGCCAATGCATGGAACATTTTCCCCACTTTCAGTGGTACTCCAACTCAGAAACCTTGTCCTTTTAGTTTTACTTGACAGCGTGTATAAAACCGTTCGGCTCTACCTCACTGTGCAATGATGAGATGACAATACAAAACTGGCTAAATTAACTATTACTGGTAGCGAGCTTGTTTCATTTAGTATACTCATATTGATGATTGAAAAGAATGAAGGGGAAATGAAGAGGGTAGCGGGTTTTAGGTGATAGTGTAGACACTTCATAAGATGTCACTCCTTTTTTTAACCGTTCTATTACCTGCAACTCAGGGTAACTCAAGTAAGAAATGTGTGGTGTTAAACTTTTAACTGTAGCAGTGGACTGATTTTAAGTAGTTTATTGCCAGCTGAATACTGATGGATTAACTGTGGTCATTGTGAAGCAAtgaaaagcttcttgacttgacggGTCACTGGACATTAGCCTTAATTTGTGTTAATACATGTAAACTGTTAAAAGAACATTTGCAATGGATTCATATGATAATATGAAGAGTTAAATGTTTATGGTTGCATCTGACATTCAGGTCATTATCTCTTGTTGAGTAATACTCAATATTTAAGATGCGTGTATGCATTTACACTTGTACCTCTGAACTCTAAAATGTGATTTGTAAATGGTTAACTACTGTTCAATGGCTGTTGCTGGTTTTGggtcaacacaaaaaaaaaatgtgggaaACATTAATAAAgcctgcaaaaataaataaatgaactttGGGTGTTTTAGATTTCCAAGCTTGAATAAACTTGTTACAACATGCTATCTCTCATTTTTAGTCACAGAACCTACTCCTAATGCTAAGTGACTAGCTTGTTTTGATAGGCTTGGCTAAATA
This genomic window contains:
- the sirt4 gene encoding NAD-dependent protein lipoamidase sirtuin-4, mitochondrial; amino-acid sequence: MSLWRNYTVSMLLSWRSLPRSVAVGRRAASAVPASMLDFVPSSSSVDRSSLEQLQAFVSQASRLFVLTGAGLSTESGIPDYRSEGVGLYARTNRRPVQHAEFMRSSKARQRYWARNYAGWPLFSSHLPNSAHHALRNWEEKDKVHWLVTQNVDALHSKAGHQRLTELHGCSHRVVCMGCGQLTAREEMQKQFAALNPSWEASVGEVAPDGDVLLEDEQVLQFRVPSCQSCGGILKPAVTFFGDVVDRETVQFVHNRLAEADAVLVAGSSLQVYSGYRFLLAASERRLPVAIVNIGPTRADHLAELKVSARCGEVLSILSAS